Genomic segment of Methanomassiliicoccales archaeon:
CAAGTATAAGGACTTCCTCTTTCTCCATATCTGCACGATTAGCGGCTACAATGAGAACCGCTTTAACTTTGTTCTCTATTACTATAGGATAAGCTGAGTACGAAATCCTCTTACTCGATTTTTCTTCATTATTTAAAATATAAAGAACTCTTGATGATGTACGATAAACATCTCTCAATATCTTTTCGAGAATATTCTTTTCAAAAATAGTTTTGCCTTCTCTAGAAATCAATTCGCTTTCAGAACGTACAATCTCCCTCGGAGCGCTTGATTCATCCAAATCCCCTATCCAAGCAGCACAGTATTCGCCCTCCTTCACTAAACCATTGCAGATATTAATCAGCAACTCTATCTCGCTCTTAGCACGTAAAATAACTAAGCTAGCAAAGCTCATCGTCTTGAATATTATAGACATCCGGTGCTCGCGCCGATGGGCTCGACAAAGCTCAGTTACATCATGAATCATTGCATATCCTAGCCTTCTCCCTTTGATTTTTAACATTCCTGAAAATATCTCTACTTCTCGAGTCTCGCCATTTGCCAATAGGGCTAGGCCCTGCACCTTAACACCTTTACCTATGCCATCATGCCATTTCCTGAAGTTTTCAACGTCCACGATGTTAGGGCTGAGCTTTGAGATATGCATTCCTACTAAGCTTTCATAACTATAACCAAATAAGCTAACCGCTGCTCCATTAGCATCTATTATAACGCCAGTGACGGGATCGATGAGGAGCATCCCTTCTATGTTTTCTTTAAAGAGCTTTTCATATATTTGCTCAGATTCCTCTATACTCTCAGAGGCTTCACGCTGTTCCACTGAGCGTTTGATCATGTTAATTAACTCAACAAATTGAGCCTTTGGATCTCCCCCTTTCTGAAGATAGAAATCAGCGCCGTTATTCAATGCCTCGATAACTACATCTTCCCTTCCCTTGCCAGTGAACAGAATAAAAGGTAATTTCCGCCCCTGCAGCCTCACTGTCTTAAGGAAATTAATCCCATCGACAAGCGGCATCTGATAATCACACACTATGGCATCTATTTCCAAGGCTTCCAATTTTACGAGTGCATCCATTGCTGAATCGCTAGTAACCACTCTGATGTCGCCATCTCTCTCCAGGAATTCCTTTGCCAACTCAAGCAACGATGGCTCATCGTCTACATAGAGGACCGTTATCATTCAATTATCCCATTTCGTCGATTAAGCCAACATCTCGACAATATTTTATTCTAACTGCATCAAAATCCCGGTTTAAAATTGAACAGATTTAACCGCATGACATGAGCTTTTTACAATTATGAAATGCCATACCTATTTTCATATAAGATATTATACTTATAATCAATATTTTTAAAAGGAGTTATAAAGGTGATAGGCAAGTGCAGAAATCAGTACGCCTGGCTGGACTTGGCGGACAAGGCATGATATTTGCTGGAATCGTGCTAGCCAGAGCTGTGGCACTGTATGAGAGACGAAATGGTCAGGAGTTATATGCTATCCAAACTCAATCCTATGGTCCTGCCGCAAGGGGAGAGACTTCAAAATGTGACGTCGTTATATCGGACGTGCCCAATTTTTATCCTTTTCCAGAGAAGGTGGACTTTCTTGTCATTATGTCCCAGCCAGCTTATGAGAAATATATTGAGAGCGCTCACGAGGCAAGCATAATAATATTGGAGGAAGAAGCCGTAGGAAGCAGACCACAAATTACTCATTATGAGATTCCAGCCCTTAAACGAAGCGATGAAATCGGAGTAATATCTTCGGCTAACATGATTATGCTTGGAGCGCTGGCATACATATCCAATTTAGCCTCTAAGGAAGCTTTGATAAAGGCGATATTTGACCTTAGCCCTTTGGGTGCTTTTGAAATGAATGAACGCGCTTTTAACGAGGGTTTGGCTTTAGGCAAAGAAGCTGTTAAAGAAGGCTGAAAAGAGAAATCGCATAAGAAGGAATTAATCAATCTTCGGAGAATGCATGAATGACACGCATGTCGCAGCCTTTAAAGACGCTATCAGAAGCAGAGGTTAAGGAGATGCTCCGTTCCCGTGGTATAACCACGACTGATTTTCTGCTTCCCACAAGAGAGGAGTTGAGCAGGATATCTTTACGTTATCCGTTGGCTGTAAAGGTGAGCTCCCCAGATATTTTGCATAAGACCGAGGTGGGAGGTGTATTTCTCAATGTGAGCACACCACAAGAGCTTGTGGCCAGATATGATGAAATCATATCACGATTTCCTCAGGGAAAGGTTTTGGTCGAAAGCATGGAAAAAACAGGCCCGGAGGCCATCGTCGGACTATTTAGAGATCGAAGCTTTGGAATGAGCATAATGACTGGACTTGGAGGCGTCATGACCGAGCTCTTTCGAGACGTCTCTTTCAGAAAACTTCCCATATCCCGATTGGATGCTTTGGAGATGATTGAGGAGACAAGGCTTAACTCATATTTTGAAGGGTTTCGAGGTTTCAGGGCTGATGAGGATGCTTTCATTGACCTTCTATTGAAAATGTCATCTTGGGTGGAAGAGCTAAAAGACTTGGAGCAATTAGATCTCAATCCAATCATATTGCGGGAAAAGGGATATGTCGTTTTAGATGCCAAAATGATTATCAATTAGGGAGATGAAATTATGAGCAGTCTACGCGAGCAGCTGGCTAGCAAATACTTCAATTGCAGCCTTAAAGAGAGAGCAATCTTCGAGGCGGGAATTAAACTAGGGACCATATACCATCAATTTGTAGGTACACCTGTTTGTTCCGCTAATGTTGACATCCTTGAGAGGGCTATAGAAGATGGCGTCAAGGTTCAGCCCTTTGTCAGAGGCATAAAGGTGAATATAGATCGTAAAGCTCTCAGATGTAAAAAGGACGAGTATGATTATCAAACCTTGACAGGCAACATGCTAGATGTGATTCTAGAAATCCAGATAGAAAATGTCAGGGTCGTAGCAGAGATGCGATATATTAAAGAACTTCATTATCCTTTAATGTTTGTAAGCTCCGTAGAGGAGCTCGACTAATTTTCACAAATCAATATTTTATATTATACTCATTTTTCATTTGAATCATCTTTCTGTTTGTTTTTATTGTCATTTATCGAATTCTTTGTTGAAGACGATTTTAAAACGACCTCTAAATAAAGTCGCCTTTTATGAATATGAATAAGCGTCTCAAGTCTTCGTAAATAATTCCAGGGGCGTAAGATAAATATAAAAGCTGCTACCACAGAGAATGAAAGACCCGATATAAAACACAACAGTTCTCTAGCCAGAGCTGAGAGCGCTATCATTGCAAATCCTATAATGACCAAGATCGAGGAAACTGTAAGCAATTCTCTCTTCAATTGCTTCCAAGCCTGACTACTTTCGCGATTTTTCATTGTGTGAGTGAAGAGTCCCTTTGGAATATATCGTCTATTGCCAGTGTTTTCTGTGTTAAACATTTTCGAGGACAAAGGTAGTTAAGTAAGAAAATCCATATCCCCATTCTAACCTGTTTGAGCGAAAAAACTTCTGGATGTCGCTCCCTTCGGTGAAAGGATGAACAACATTAAAATCGGGATCACTGGTCTGCCTGGCGCAGGGAAAACTCATGCTCTTCTGAAAGTCATAGAAATGTTAGAATCGGAAGAGATGAAAGTTGGAGGAATGATTACTGAGCCAATAATGGAGGATAATCGTAGGGTAGGATTTTCAATAATAGATTGGAGGACTAAGGAAAAGGCAGTGCTGGCCCATATTAATATTCAAAGTAAGTTCATGGTGGGAAAGTTCGGGGTTGATTTGAGCGTGCTCGAAAATATCGGAGTCAATGCTCTAATGAGAGCCTGCGAGGAATCTGACGTCATTGTAATTGATGAAGTTGGGAAAATGGAAGTGGAATCCGACCGCTTCGTTTCAGCAGTTAAGTTCGCGCTGGAAGTGGAGAAGCCTATGATCCTTACCCTGCATAAAAAATCACGCAATCCATTACTCCAGGATATTCGGAGAAGGGATGATGTTAGGATATTAGAAGTCACCCCTATTAACCGAAATCTTCTTCCCTATAAAATAATGAAACTCATGAAGGGAGAGCTGCTTTGAATGTGATCAGGGACTCAATAGAGATTATTGAGGGAAAAACTAAATTGCTGATTCCTAAGGAGCATTCACAAAAAGGACCGGGCAAGCGCTTAGGGCAGGTTTTTTTTAACTCTCAAATGGCTTTCAATCGCGATGTCACAGTGATGCTTTTCCGCGCCCTTCGATTTAAAGGTATCTGCTTGGATGCCATGGCTGCCACCGGGGCAAGAGGATTGCGTATCGTAAATGAAAGCCCAGGAGATTTCGAGATGGTGTTGAACGATAAAGATCCTCGCGCCTTTCAATATATCCAAGCAAACATCTCTCTTAATTCATTGAAAAATTGCCAAGCCTGCAATGAGGATCTAAGATGCCATTTAGCTAAGCACATGTATGATTACATCGATATTGACCCGTTTGGCTCACCG
This window contains:
- a CDS encoding 2-oxoacid:acceptor oxidoreductase family protein, which codes for MQKSVRLAGLGGQGMIFAGIVLARAVALYERRNGQELYAIQTQSYGPAARGETSKCDVVISDVPNFYPFPEKVDFLVIMSQPAYEKYIESAHEASIIILEEEAVGSRPQITHYEIPALKRSDEIGVISSANMIMLGALAYISNLASKEALIKAIFDLSPLGAFEMNERAFNEGLALGKEAVKEG
- a CDS encoding NTPase; its protein translation is MNNIKIGITGLPGAGKTHALLKVIEMLESEEMKVGGMITEPIMEDNRRVGFSIIDWRTKEKAVLAHINIQSKFMVGKFGVDLSVLENIGVNALMRACEESDVIVIDEVGKMEVESDRFVSAVKFALEVEKPMILTLHKKSRNPLLQDIRRRDDVRILEVTPINRNLLPYKIMKLMKGELL
- a CDS encoding PAS domain S-box protein, which produces MITVLYVDDEPSLLELAKEFLERDGDIRVVTSDSAMDALVKLEALEIDAIVCDYQMPLVDGINFLKTVRLQGRKLPFILFTGKGREDVVIEALNNGADFYLQKGGDPKAQFVELINMIKRSVEQREASESIEESEQIYEKLFKENIEGMLLIDPVTGVIIDANGAAVSLFGYSYESLVGMHISKLSPNIVDVENFRKWHDGIGKGVKVQGLALLANGETREVEIFSGMLKIKGRRLGYAMIHDVTELCRAHRREHRMSIIFKTMSFASLVILRAKSEIELLINICNGLVKEGEYCAAWIGDLDESSAPREIVRSESELISREGKTIFEKNILEKILRDVYRTSSRVLYILNNEEKSSKRISYSAYPIVIENKVKAVLIVAANRADMEKEEVLILEELAENISHAIKEISDRQRIIEEAEIKAAEERLWSTGNKLRAIIQTSPMAIVTLDPEGNVLTWNPAAEKIFGWDSEKCEIFKLPLKENIETKNVFHRMLRGENIYDFPFSFEGRTINICSAPILDQEGQVSSIIIVASDITERKAMEDRLLQLNDILRLVNRILRHDTLNELMVLSGSLEMYQRTKQERFLDTATKAVNRSVEMIRRMKELESLVVSGGSVKLYDLKQTAEKVLRGYMVDFNVEGEGMIYADDALPSAIDNIVRNAMIHGKADHIKVKIWNENGQVILRIADDGIGIPDSIKPRIFEEGFSYGGNAGTGLGLYLVSKAIERYRGNVRVEDNEPRGTAFVFTFPGAQ
- a CDS encoding dihydroneopterin aldolase family protein, yielding MSSLREQLASKYFNCSLKERAIFEAGIKLGTIYHQFVGTPVCSANVDILERAIEDGVKVQPFVRGIKVNIDRKALRCKKDEYDYQTLTGNMLDVILEIQIENVRVVAEMRYIKELHYPLMFVSSVEELD
- a CDS encoding acetate--CoA ligase family protein, whose translation is MTRMSQPLKTLSEAEVKEMLRSRGITTTDFLLPTREELSRISLRYPLAVKVSSPDILHKTEVGGVFLNVSTPQELVARYDEIISRFPQGKVLVESMEKTGPEAIVGLFRDRSFGMSIMTGLGGVMTELFRDVSFRKLPISRLDALEMIEETRLNSYFEGFRGFRADEDAFIDLLLKMSSWVEELKDLEQLDLNPIILREKGYVVLDAKMIIN